The candidate division WOR-3 bacterium DNA window ATGCCTAGGCATCAGAATTCCCAGCTTGTGTCCTTAGCCGGCGAAGCCTGCGGCTTAGACCGGGAAGCGGGTTCAGCCGGGGCAACCTTAGCAGGTTCGTTCCGGCGATGCCGTTCCAGAGTCACAACCAGCCGGTCCGCAGTGCCCTCAAGTATCAATGTCAGGTCAGCAGCTTTCTTCGAATAGTAGTTGTAGAAGAAAAGCGTCGGGATACCGATCATCAGGCCGAAGGCGGTAGTAAGTAGTGCCTCAGCAATACCGGCCGAGACAACGGCTGGGCCACCTGAGCCGGTTACGGCAATGTTGTGGAAGGCACGGATCAAACCAGTAACGGTTCCCAGCAGCCCGAGGAGGGTTGCGGCGTTAGCAAGCGTACCCATTCCACCCAGCAGTCGCTCAAAACGAATGCGTTCCTCAAGAATGAGACTGTAGAGCAGGTCGGTCAGTTCGTCGGCCGGCAAGGTGAAATTCAGCAGCGCGAGCGTGAAGAGGCGACCCAGCGGGTTTTTTTGGCTCCGGGCCCATGTCAGGGCCTCGGACTGTCCACCAGACTCAAGCAAACGGCGCAGCTCGCGCAAGCCTTTGCCCGGGTCGAACCGGTTGCGCATGAAATACCAGAATCGCTCGATGATCAACGCCAGCGCGGCGATCGAGGCGACGAGCAGCAGGACCATAATGATGCTGCTCCTAAATATCTGAACCAGGGTCTGACCCATTATCATCGCAGTTTTCCTCCTTCTTTGGTACGAAGTTGTTCCTCGGGTGTCGGCGCCTGGGTCCCGGATTCAGTTGAACCCGCTCCCAAACGTTTCTTGCACGCAGCGATATTATCCTTCGCGCTCTGAGCGTACTCCGAGTTGGGGAAGGAATCGACGACTATCTGGAACGCCTCAAGGCTATGCTGGTAGTCCCCAAGGTTGAAGCGAGCAATCGCTAGGTTGAAGTATGCGCCGTCGCGCTGAGGATGCTCGGGGAAATAGTCCAGGTGCTTCTGGTAGGCACGCGCCGCGTCCTCCCACTGCTTGAGCTGCGCATAACATTCTGCTGTCAAGAGCTGAGCATCACCGGCTACGCTTGAACCAGGAAAGCTAACAACAGCCTTCTGAAGCTCAAGCGCGGCCTGCGCGTAGTTCTTCGCTTCAAAAAGCGCCAGGCCCTTGCGGTACTGCCCCTCGGCTGCCATCTCGGACTGCGGGAAACGACGGAGGAACTCCTCCATGACCAGTGAATCTTCTTGACCGGCGAGATAGTAGCTGCTCTCAAGACTCTTGCGAACACTCGGCCCCTGAGGGTCGGACGGGTAGAGGTCGAGAAATTTCTGATACTCCCGAACCGCATCCAGGAACTGCCGGCGGTTATAGAACGACTGGGCAATAAGCGCCTGTGACGGCGGCGCATACGGGCTGCCCGGATGACGCTCAACGACAAACCGGAATGCGGCGACCGCTTTTTCATACTCCAGAGCCTTGAAATAGGTGTCGCCCGCCCGGAAGGCAGCTTCGGCAACCTTGACGTTTCCCTCCGGGAATCTGTTCATCAGCGTCGTCCAAGCATCTACCGCCTGTCCATAGTAGCCCAACTGATAGTAGCAGTAGCCGGCGTAGAAGTAGCCTGGGACCGCCGCAAGTGGTTGGTCTGGAAATGTGTTAGTCAG harbors:
- a CDS encoding MotA/TolQ/ExbB proton channel family protein is translated as MIMGQTLVQIFRSSIIMVLLLVASIAALALIIERFWYFMRNRFDPGKGLRELRRLLESGGQSEALTWARSQKNPLGRLFTLALLNFTLPADELTDLLYSLILEERIRFERLLGGMGTLANAATLLGLLGTVTGLIRAFHNIAVTGSGGPAVVSAGIAEALLTTAFGLMIGIPTLFFYNYYSKKAADLTLILEGTADRLVVTLERHRRNEPAKVAPAEPASRSKPQASPAKDTSWEF